Proteins from a genomic interval of Streptococcus sp. D7B5:
- the dapD gene encoding 2,3,4,5-tetrahydropyridine-2,6-dicarboxylate N-acetyltransferase, with protein sequence MTATKMNAQEIIQFIANAEKKTSVKVTFEGELATAVPSSVVKLGNVLFGDWKDVAPLLEGLVENQDYVVEQDARNSAVPLLDKRAINARIEPGAIIRDQVEIGDNAVIMMGAVVNIGAEIGAGTMIDMGAILGGRAIVGKNSHVGAGAVLAGVIEPASAEPVRVGDNVLIGANAVVIEGVQIGSGSVVAAGAIVTQDVPENVVVAGVPARIIKEIDAQTQQKTALEDALRTL encoded by the coding sequence ATGACTGCTACAAAAATGAACGCTCAAGAAATTATCCAATTTATCGCCAATGCTGAAAAGAAAACCAGTGTCAAAGTAACCTTTGAAGGAGAACTTGCAACTGCTGTACCTAGCTCTGTTGTCAAACTAGGAAATGTTTTATTCGGAGACTGGAAGGATGTTGCTCCGCTTCTTGAAGGTTTGGTAGAAAATCAAGATTATGTTGTCGAGCAAGATGCTCGTAATTCTGCAGTTCCTTTGCTAGACAAACGTGCGATCAATGCTCGTATCGAGCCAGGTGCTATTATCCGTGACCAGGTTGAAATTGGTGACAATGCTGTTATCATGATGGGAGCTGTTGTCAATATCGGTGCTGAAATCGGTGCTGGAACCATGATTGACATGGGTGCCATCCTTGGAGGTCGTGCTATCGTTGGGAAAAACAGTCACGTTGGTGCAGGTGCAGTTTTGGCGGGTGTGATTGAGCCAGCTAGCGCTGAACCAGTCCGTGTCGGAGATAATGTTCTTATCGGTGCCAATGCAGTGGTGATCGAAGGGGTCCAAATCGGCAGTGGTTCAGTTGTTGCAGCAGGAGCTATTGTTACCCAAGATGTTCCAGAAAACGTGGTAGTGGCAGGTGTTCCAGCTCGTATCATCAAAGAAATTGATGCCCAAACCCAACAAAAAACAGCGCTAGAGGATGCGCTTCGTACCTTGTAA
- a CDS encoding EamA family transporter has protein sequence MNHYQKKIVKGTVYSLLSGLIWGICGILGEYFFTHYPVSSGWITSMRLLVAGSLVLGLSAFQLRSRLLDIWRDKKNYLPFLAYAILGIFSVQFFFYLCVEYSNATTATILQFISPVFILFYNRIIYQKKASITAVFYVLIAMLGVFLMATKGDLSQLSMTPLALVTGLLSAVGVMFNVILPQRFARRYGFVPTVGWGMILAGLFSNFLYPIYRISFQVDLVSVLICLTIAVFGTAFAFFLSMKAVSLVSPLVVSVVSASEPLSSALLSVLFLGMVMDGFLALAMVLIIVPMIFLSVEEAKQAQ, from the coding sequence ATGAATCATTATCAGAAAAAGATTGTTAAGGGAACAGTATACTCGCTACTCTCAGGCCTAATCTGGGGGATTTGTGGGATTTTAGGAGAGTATTTTTTCACTCATTATCCAGTGTCTTCTGGATGGATTACTTCTATGCGGTTGCTTGTGGCGGGGAGTTTGGTTTTAGGTTTATCTGCTTTTCAGTTGCGTAGCCGCTTGTTGGACATCTGGCGTGATAAGAAAAATTATCTACCTTTTTTAGCCTATGCTATTCTAGGTATTTTTTCTGTGCAGTTTTTCTTTTATCTCTGCGTTGAGTATTCCAATGCGACGACGGCGACCATTTTGCAATTTATCAGCCCTGTTTTTATCCTGTTTTACAATCGAATCATTTACCAGAAGAAGGCTTCTATTACAGCTGTGTTCTATGTTTTGATTGCCATGCTAGGTGTTTTTTTGATGGCTACAAAAGGGGATTTGTCCCAGTTATCCATGACACCTTTGGCTCTAGTGACAGGTTTGCTCAGTGCAGTAGGGGTCATGTTTAATGTTATCCTTCCCCAACGCTTTGCACGGCGCTACGGATTTGTTCCGACTGTTGGTTGGGGGATGATTCTGGCAGGTCTCTTTAGTAATTTCCTCTACCCTATTTATCGGATAAGTTTTCAAGTGGATCTGGTAAGTGTGCTGATTTGTCTGACGATTGCCGTGTTTGGTACAGCTTTTGCCTTCTTCCTATCTATGAAGGCTGTGTCACTCGTTTCCCCGCTGGTTGTATCAGTGGTGAGTGCTAGCGAACCGCTCTCTTCAGCTTTATTAAGTGTTCTTTTTCTGGGAATGGTCATGGATGGTTTTTTGGCCTTAGCTATGGTGTTGATTATCGTTCCGATGATTTTTTTATCTGTAGAGGAAGCAAAACAAGCCCAGTAA